Proteins co-encoded in one Deltaproteobacteria bacterium genomic window:
- a CDS encoding diguanylate cyclase, producing MLGKIRIALVGPTDGKGRGEVEAVAVLLQSRGFQVVSVGKPEGLLGFMYTDPPELLIADLTSPSPPMSAALRTLKEDSFFSSIPVLALIEPRQSPGLDWKEYPVDDFVTLPADAGELLSRISLAADRIQRVFDNNPLTKLPGNTSIHFAVEDALRRGRAVCYVDINDFKPYNDTYGFSRGDEVIRITARIVTNAVRESCKDSFVGHLGGDDFVFVVPGRCAEEVCEKIISHFDMIAPSLFDEVHRKQGYYTAKDRRGRTQRIPLLGLAIAVVDTSKRSFEHAGRLAEAAAELKKLAKEGTKSRYVIDRRRK from the coding sequence ATGCTGGGTAAGATCAGGATAGCTCTCGTCGGGCCGACGGACGGGAAGGGCCGCGGGGAGGTCGAGGCCGTGGCGGTGCTGCTCCAGAGCCGGGGCTTCCAGGTGGTGAGCGTGGGAAAGCCCGAAGGTTTGCTGGGCTTCATGTACACCGACCCGCCGGAGCTTCTCATAGCGGACCTCACCTCGCCCTCCCCGCCGATGAGCGCCGCCCTCAGGACCCTCAAGGAAGACAGTTTTTTCAGCTCCATCCCCGTCCTGGCGCTCATCGAGCCCCGCCAGAGCCCCGGGCTCGACTGGAAGGAGTATCCCGTCGACGACTTCGTGACCCTGCCGGCCGACGCCGGGGAGCTCCTCAGCCGCATAAGCCTCGCCGCCGACCGCATCCAGCGCGTCTTCGACAACAATCCCCTGACGAAACTCCCCGGCAACACCTCCATACACTTCGCCGTCGAGGACGCCCTGCGGAGGGGAAGGGCCGTCTGCTACGTGGACATAAACGACTTCAAGCCCTATAACGACACATACGGTTTCTCCCGCGGCGACGAGGTCATCCGCATAACGGCCCGCATCGTGACCAACGCCGTGCGCGAGAGCTGCAAGGACTCGTTCGTGGGGCACCTGGGCGGCGACGACTTCGTCTTCGTGGTCCCCGGGCGCTGCGCCGAAGAGGTCTGCGAAAAGATAATAAGCCACTTCGACATGATAGCGCCCTCCCTCTTCGACGAGGTCCACAGGAAGCAGGGCTACTACACGGCGAAGGACCGCCGCGGCAGGACCCAGCGCATACCGCTGCTCGGTCTCGCCATAGCCGTCGTGGACACGTCGAAACGGAGCTTCGAGCACGCGGGCCGGCTGGCCGAGGCGGCGGCGGAACTGAAGAAACTGGCGAAAGAGGGTACGAAGAGCCGCTACGTCATCGACAGGCGCAGAAAGTAG
- a CDS encoding HDOD domain-containing protein, translating to MESIIEDVNTLPTLPGIISRLTELAEDRESTIEEMARLVSSDHVLSAKILKLVNSPFYGFPGRVSTVSNALILLGVNVVKSLALSSSIFEIMEKHAVGLWEHSLGAAVAASVITDTLGMEDAEEVSTAALLHDIGKVILKIKLDERLEEIGRVAADGGISMFEAERRVLDTDHAEIGGWLARRWYLPEQLVEPVMFHHAVERSSKHREKTAAVHMADILVKASGFGASGDEFVHSASPLALEVLGLDMERLEEIVLRIEDRLVEVKNFSLEVRSGDAG from the coding sequence ATAGAGAGCATAATCGAGGACGTCAACACCCTTCCCACCCTGCCCGGCATCATCTCAAGGCTCACCGAACTGGCCGAGGACAGGGAGTCGACCATCGAGGAGATGGCGAGGCTCGTCTCATCGGACCATGTCCTGTCGGCCAAGATACTCAAGCTCGTCAACTCTCCCTTCTACGGCTTTCCCGGCCGTGTCTCCACCGTATCCAACGCCCTCATACTGTTAGGCGTGAACGTGGTGAAGAGCCTTGCGCTGAGCTCTTCCATATTCGAGATAATGGAAAAGCACGCGGTCGGCCTCTGGGAGCACTCGCTCGGCGCGGCCGTGGCCGCGAGCGTCATAACCGATACGCTCGGCATGGAGGACGCCGAGGAGGTTTCGACGGCGGCGCTGCTCCACGACATAGGGAAGGTCATTCTCAAGATCAAGCTCGACGAGAGGCTGGAGGAGATCGGTCGTGTGGCGGCCGACGGGGGGATAAGCATGTTCGAGGCCGAACGCAGGGTGCTCGACACCGATCACGCCGAGATAGGCGGCTGGCTTGCGAGACGGTGGTACCTGCCCGAGCAGCTCGTCGAGCCCGTCATGTTCCACCACGCCGTGGAGCGGTCGTCGAAGCACCGGGAAAAGACGGCGGCCGTCCACATGGCCGACATACTCGTCAAGGCGAGCGGCTTCGGCGCAAGCGGCGACGAGTTCGTCCACTCCGCCTCGCCGCTCGCCCTCGAGGTGCTGGGGCTCGACATGGAAAGGCTCGAAGAGATCGTACTCCGGATCGAGGACAGGCTCGTGGAGGTGAAGAACTTCAGCCTCGAGGTCCGGTCCGGCGATGCTGGGTAA